A stretch of the Methanobrevibacter arboriphilus JCM 13429 = DSM 1125 genome encodes the following:
- a CDS encoding beta strand repeat-containing protein — protein sequence MNKNISKNNLTYKIIIVTSILAFILITISSVNAVNVTLNPGDAGGVNSAVSTVAGGSDADNTITLNPGTYDKATDRNNNIIFSNKNLTVQGNGSKDSVIIDAQKLGRHFSITGNSNVTFINITFLNGNISADGGSIFNNEGTITLINCIFINNTAGQYGGAIDNIGNGLTITNCTFTNNVCGNLSHSGGAIHNQGHNFTIINSNFTNNSAHGGGAIFNGYCENTTFINCIFTNNTAGQYGGAIMYSSYNFTIINSTFIDNTATWGGVIFGQPAYSNSTGLTIISSNFTNNTATTGGGGVIYNDINNYMLINCTFTNNTAALYGGAIHNNGGNFTIINSAFINNTATNYGGAIYNTGANMSVNNSNFTNNTATIYGGAIYNTGTNTSVNNSNFTNNTSNTFGGAIYNAGANWGVNKSNFIGNNAFNHGGAIYNNGINASIISSNFVNNTASIGGGIFNNQTMLVSGNIMEGNIASTLGNEIYNNGSMGILNLTYLNNSTVTVKNNTYVILNATLTDDMGNLVTGGNISFFVNGTFIGNAEAIEGVADINYFVNQGDGIVPVTGDYAAHPGFDIILRNGQLLIVSNNTVNSEITLDKDVYQINETVKGTITTTNTGNNTVTNVTTRVNFPSNFVLDPGSIVVSHGTFDPTTNIWSIGDLAPGEVATMTFTGKFITAGESTISLETSGDNFETSTASVTALVEQTPTPPTPPTPPEPPEPRPHSNETTNVSAVTSAAMKETGIPIIALLILLISAFGLSIRSKK from the coding sequence TTGAATAAAAATATCTCAAAAAATAATTTAACCTACAAAATAATAATAGTAACTTCGATACTAGCATTTATTTTAATCACAATATCTTCAGTAAATGCAGTAAATGTTACACTCAATCCTGGCGATGCAGGAGGAGTTAATAGTGCCGTAAGTACTGTTGCTGGAGGGAGTGATGCTGATAATACAATTACACTTAATCCTGGAACATATGATAAAGCCACAGACAGAAATAACAATATTATTTTTAGCAATAAAAACCTAACAGTTCAAGGAAATGGATCAAAAGATAGTGTCATAATAGATGCACAAAAACTTGGAAGACATTTTTCCATAACTGGAAATAGCAATGTAACATTTATTAATATAACGTTTTTAAATGGGAATATATCAGCTGATGGTGGATCAATATTCAATAATGAAGGAACCATAACATTAATTAACTGCATATTCATTAACAACACAGCTGGACAATATGGTGGTGCTATCGATAATATAGGTAATGGTTTAACAATAACAAATTGTACTTTCACAAACAATGTATGTGGTAATCTTAGTCATTCTGGTGGTGCTATCCACAATCAGGGTCATAACTTCACAATAATAAATAGTAATTTCACTAATAACTCTGCACATGGTGGTGGTGCTATCTTTAATGGATATTGTGAAAACACAACATTCATAAACTGCATATTCACTAACAACACAGCTGGACAATATGGTGGTGCTATCATGTATTCAAGTTATAATTTCACAATAATAAATAGTACATTCATTGATAACACAGCCACATGGGGTGGTGTTATTTTCGGTCAGCCTGCCTATTCAAACAGTACTGGTTTGACAATAATAAGTAGTAATTTCACAAACAATACAGCAACTACTGGTGGCGGTGGAGTTATCTACAATGATATTAATAATTATATGTTAATAAACTGTACTTTCACAAACAACACAGCTGCATTATACGGTGGTGCTATCCACAATAATGGTGGTAATTTCACAATAATAAACAGTGCTTTCATTAACAATACAGCTACTAATTATGGTGGTGCTATCTACAATACTGGTGCCAATATGTCTGTTAATAATTCTAACTTCACAAACAATACAGCTACTATCTATGGTGGTGCTATCTACAATACTGGTACCAATACGTCTGTTAATAACTCTAACTTCACAAACAACACCTCAAATACTTTTGGTGGTGCTATTTATAACGCTGGTGCTAATTGGGGCGTTAATAAATCTAATTTTATAGGTAATAATGCTTTTAATCATGGCGGTGCAATCTATAATAATGGAATTAATGCAAGCATTATTAGTTCTAATTTTGTTAATAATACAGCTAGTATAGGTGGAGGCATTTTTAATAATCAAACAATGCTAGTTTCTGGCAATATTATGGAAGGTAATATTGCTAGCACTTTGGGTAATGAAATTTACAACAATGGATCTATGGGTATCTTAAACCTAACATACTTAAACAACTCCACAGTAACCGTTAAAAATAACACTTATGTAATCTTAAACGCTACTTTAACCGATGATATGGGTAACCTTGTCACAGGAGGAAATATATCCTTCTTTGTAAATGGAACATTTATAGGTAATGCAGAAGCTATTGAAGGAGTTGCAGATATTAATTACTTTGTTAATCAAGGAGATGGTATTGTTCCTGTTACTGGAGATTACGCAGCTCATCCTGGATTTGACATCATTCTAAGAAATGGTCAACTATTAATAGTTTCTAATAACACAGTTAATAGTGAAATCACTTTAGATAAAGATGTGTATCAAATTAACGAAACAGTGAAAGGTACAATCACCACTACCAATACTGGAAATAATACTGTAACCAATGTTACAACTAGAGTTAATTTCCCTTCTAACTTTGTTTTAGATCCAGGTAGTATTGTTGTTTCCCATGGAACTTTTGATCCTACCACTAATATTTGGTCTATTGGAGATTTAGCTCCTGGAGAAGTAGCAACAATGACATTCACTGGCAAATTCATTACAGCAGGAGAATCCACAATTTCCCTGGAAACTAGTGGAGATAACTTCGAAACATCAACAGCTTCAGTCACTGCACTAGTTGAACAAACACCAACACCACCAACACCACCAACACCACCAGAACCACCAGAACCAAGACCACATAGCAACGAAACTACTAACGTTTCAGCTGTAACAAGTGCAGCTATGAAAGAAACAGGAATACCAATAATAGCTTTATTAATATTATTAATCAGTGCTTTTGGATTAAGTATTCGCAGCAAAAAATAA
- a CDS encoding DUF4491 family protein — MYFEGIIIGLSAFIIIGIFHPIVIKGEYYIGKKIWPIFLIGGILSIVISLFVNNLILSALIGVLGFTLLWSIHEIIEQEKRVKKGWFPKNPNKK; from the coding sequence ATGTATTTCGAAGGAATAATCATTGGACTTAGTGCCTTTATAATAATAGGAATATTTCATCCAATTGTTATCAAAGGAGAATATTATATAGGTAAAAAAATTTGGCCAATATTTCTAATTGGAGGAATATTATCAATAGTAATATCTTTATTTGTAAATAATTTAATACTCTCTGCATTAATAGGAGTTTTAGGATTCACACTACTGTGGAGTATCCACGAAATTATAGAACAGGAAAAAAGAGTGAAAAAAGGATGGTTTCCTAAAAATCCTAATAAAAAGTGA
- a CDS encoding MFS transporter codes for MNITNRKGTNKWGPAIVACMAIFIIVLDMSAMNVAITNLVKDLNTSLTTIQAIIALYALIIASFMLIGSKIQDIIGRKKSFIIGVCIYGVGTLTASLSANAGMLLVGWAILEGIGAALMLPATTTIIGVSYEGKDKLKAFGIWGGIAAMGSAVGPIFGGFFTNFLSWRMIFGSEFLIVIIILFYSYYIKDSESILKWKEFDYGGAVLSVISLIIIVMGLLLFNDPTKWSIVPIVLFIGIALFVAFLYWERRRIRSNKNPLSDITLLKNRTFSIGIVNSVFQQIPLAGYLFIMPVFLQQVTNIDAFMTGVILLPSSIGVMALSLMGVKISEYIHPKYVVCLGFIVAALGTWLLGGEFSATMNPYSVIPATIIFGAGVGMILSQLTNYVMSAVDKDKDSDAAGLLNTFKNLGYSIGTALIGVLLIVGVIGGLTISIEDSSLGTNLTKDELHSELLTYFDKMQTGTPEKIPSEYHADASAIVSETISMSMRLIFNILTLVFLVGAAISYVMPKGRISESSVPVA; via the coding sequence ATGAACATTACAAATAGAAAAGGGACGAATAAATGGGGACCTGCAATAGTTGCTTGTATGGCTATTTTTATTATAGTTTTAGATATGTCAGCTATGAATGTAGCTATAACAAATCTTGTAAAAGATTTAAATACTAGTTTAACAACTATTCAAGCAATAATAGCTTTATACGCATTAATAATAGCTTCTTTTATGCTTATTGGTAGTAAAATTCAGGATATAATTGGCAGGAAGAAGTCATTTATAATTGGAGTTTGTATATATGGTGTAGGAACTCTTACAGCTTCATTAAGTGCTAATGCAGGGATGTTGCTTGTAGGATGGGCAATACTTGAAGGAATTGGTGCCGCTTTAATGCTTCCAGCTACTACAACGATTATTGGGGTTAGTTACGAAGGCAAAGATAAACTCAAAGCATTTGGGATATGGGGTGGTATAGCTGCTATGGGATCAGCTGTAGGTCCTATATTTGGAGGTTTTTTCACTAATTTCCTCTCTTGGAGGATGATTTTTGGAAGTGAATTTTTAATTGTTATTATAATTCTATTCTATAGCTATTATATTAAAGATTCAGAATCTATTCTTAAATGGAAAGAATTTGATTATGGTGGAGCGGTTTTATCTGTAATTTCTCTTATTATCATTGTTATGGGATTATTACTCTTTAATGATCCTACTAAATGGAGTATTGTTCCTATTGTCTTGTTTATTGGTATTGCACTATTTGTTGCATTCTTGTACTGGGAAAGAAGAAGAATTAGGTCAAATAAAAATCCTTTATCTGATATTACTTTGCTAAAAAATAGAACTTTTTCTATAGGAATTGTAAATTCGGTTTTCCAACAGATTCCATTAGCTGGATATTTATTTATAATGCCTGTGTTTTTACAACAAGTAACTAATATAGATGCGTTCATGACAGGGGTTATTTTACTGCCTTCATCAATAGGCGTAATGGCTTTATCATTAATGGGAGTTAAAATATCTGAGTATATCCATCCTAAATATGTTGTGTGTTTAGGTTTTATTGTTGCTGCTTTAGGAACTTGGCTTTTAGGGGGAGAATTTTCAGCAACTATGAATCCATATAGTGTTATTCCAGCTACAATAATATTTGGTGCTGGTGTAGGAATGATTTTATCACAATTAACTAATTATGTTATGTCAGCTGTTGATAAAGATAAGGATTCAGATGCTGCAGGTTTACTTAACACATTTAAAAATTTAGGTTATTCTATTGGAACTGCTCTTATTGGTGTTTTACTTATTGTTGGTGTCATTGGAGGATTAACTATTTCTATTGAAGATTCTAGTTTAGGTACAAATTTAACAAAAGATGAGCTGCATAGTGAGCTTCTTACATATTTTGATAAGATGCAAACTGGTACTCCAGAAAAGATTCCTTCAGAATATCATGCAGATGCTTCAGCTATTGTTTCTGAAACTATAAGTATGTCTATGAGATTGATTTTCAATATATTGACGCTGGTATTCCTTGTTGGTGCAGCTATTAGTTATGTCATGCCGAAAGGAAGAATTTCTGAATCTTCAGTTCCTGTGGCATGA
- a CDS encoding DUF1697 domain-containing protein, whose amino-acid sequence MKYIAFLRGINVGKNNIIPMKDLRNLFSVMGFKNIKTYLRSGNVIFESNEKDMNNISSKISENIENSSGFWIDCILMSQKDFIFLINNNPFFSNNSNNNSNNNHKNNHKNNFNNNSNNNEMINELYVTIFKHKINRNLGEDLIKDSKKFNSDDKFLIFEKEIYLICKNGYHKTKFNNNYFESKLDNTATTRSFKTLLNIKNLLI is encoded by the coding sequence ATTATTCCTATGAAGGATTTGAGAAACTTATTTTCAGTTATGGGGTTTAAAAATATTAAAACTTATCTTCGTAGTGGTAATGTAATTTTTGAAAGTAATGAAAAAGATATGAATAATATTAGTTCTAAAATTTCTGAAAATATCGAGAATTCTTCTGGTTTTTGGATTGATTGTATTTTAATGAGTCAAAAAGACTTTATTTTTTTAATTAATAATAATCCATTTTTTAGTAATAATTCTAACAATAATTCTAACAACAATCATAAAAATAATCATAAAAATAATTTTAATAATAATTCTAATAATAATGAAATGATTAATGAATTATATGTTACTATTTTTAAACATAAAATTAACAGAAATCTTGGTGAAGATTTAATTAAAGACTCTAAAAAGTTTAATTCTGATGATAAATTTTTAATATTTGAAAAAGAAATTTATCTAATTTGTAAAAATGGATATCATAAAACTAAATTTAATAATAATTATTTTGAGTCAAAATTGGACAATACAGCCACTACTAGAAGTTTTAAAACATTATTAAATATTAAAAATCTTTTGATTTAG